The following are encoded together in the Drosophila sechellia strain sech25 chromosome 3R, ASM438219v1, whole genome shotgun sequence genome:
- the LOC6613794 gene encoding uncharacterized protein LOC6613794, which yields MHFFIVPCLLGLAAGIPQGYNYQAQQQLQSSAQAGQLQLPSIPQFATFAEQTILQQALQAPKLQQVLTGGEGLASYSKQSQASTYQQQATQFGANLAYNALPQAHQPQQQHLVSKDIYVHVPPAEEPEDRYPQPVLPPAPPRKHYRIVFIKAPTPSVSKAALRIKQAPVEEKTIIYVLTKKPDPLDLQTAIEEIAPKQPSKPEVFFIKYKTQEEAAHAQRTIQAQYDQLGGTSQVSDEGVAPVTSVIGVLDNQRNSGVASGQFAGSLPNSYLPTNLRA from the exons ATGCATTTCTTCATT GTGCCGTGCCTCCTAGGACTTGCAGCCGGCATTCCGCAAGGATACAACTACCAGGCCcagcaacagcttcaatcGTCGGCGCAGGCTGGTCAACTGCAGCTGCCTTCCATTCCGCAGTTTGCCACCTTTGCGGAGCAGACGATCCTTCAGCAGGCGCTCCAGGCTCCGAAGTTGCAGCAGGTCCTGACCGGAGGAGAGGGGCTCGCCTCCTACTCAAAGCAAAGCCAGGCTTCCACTTACCAACAGCAGGCGACGCAGTTCGGCGCAAATTTGGCGTACAATGCGCTGCCCCAGGCACATCAgcctcagcagcagcacctcGTCTCCAAGGACATCTACGTCCATGTGCCACCAGCAGAAGAGCCCGAGGACCGCTATCCTCAGCCTGTTCTCCCGCCCGCGCCCCCGCGCAAGCATTATCGCATCGTTTTCATCAAGGCGCCGACGCCCAGTGTCTCGAAGGCGGCGTTGCGCATCAAGCAGGCTCCTGTGGAGGAGAAGACCATCATCTACGTGCTGACCAAGAAGCCGGACCCACTGGATCTCCAGACGGCCATCGAGGAAATCGCGCCTAAGCAGCCCAGCAAGCCAGAGGTCTTCTTCATCAAGTACAAGACCCAGGAGGAagctgcgcatgcgcaacgTACCATCCAAG CTCAATATGACCAGCTTGGCGGCACATCACAGGTTTCTGACGAGGGAGTCGCCCCCGTTACATCCGTGATTGGCGTCCTGGACAACCAGCGCAACAGCGGAGTCGCATCCGGACAGTTTGCCGGCTCCTTGCCAAACAGCTACTTGCCAACCAATCTGCGTGCTTAG